The genomic segment AAATTAAGGCTAATTACCACGATGAAAAGGCCAACATTAAAGCTTACTGATGGGAAATGTTGGCCAATATTAAGACCGAATTAAAAACCGAAAAAACTGCCATTAAGCAAACTAATGACTATGCCAAATTGAAGGAATTGAAGTGAAAGATCCACTTTGAACCCTTGAATTTAAAGAAGCAGTACCGCAGTTACTTTAAACAACTAAAAGCCAAATACAGCTTAAAAGATGGCAATTTAACTGAAAGCGAATTAAGTCAAATTGAGGAGTTGCAAAAACGGATTGTTTCGCTCAAAGATTTCATTAACCGCACTGCTAAAGAAGTAGCTGAAAAACTGGAAATTACTAAGATTCTCCACAAGCGCCCCGCTAATATTTCTGGGGGTCAACAACAACGGGTAGCTATTGCTAGAGCAATTGTTAGAAGACCTAAGGTTCTACTTATGGACGAACCGTTGTCCAACTTAGATGCGAAGTTGCGGGTACAAACACGGCAATGGATCCGTAAGTTCCAGCAAGACCTGCAAATTACTACTGTCTTTGTGACTCACGATCAGGAAGAGGCAATGAGTATTAGCGACACGATTGTCTGCATGTCAACTGGTAAGGTACAGCAAATAGGCTCCCCTTCCGAGTTGTACTTAAAACCGGCCAATGAGTTCGTTGCTACCTTTTTGGGTAGCCCGGAAATGAATATCGTCAACGCTACGGTTAAAGCTGGACAGCTGTTGTGAAACGAAAGTCCCCTAGTTAAAACAAAGTTTGATTTACCTGATGGTGCCATTCGGGTTGGTTTCCGTTATGATGAGGTAACGGCTCCCAAAAACGATGGTAGTCCCGTATTTAGCGGTACCCTTATAAGTGTGGAAAACCTAGGGAAACACATGGTTGGGGTTGTGGAGAGCAATGGGGTACAGCTCAATGTGCGCTTAGAATTGAGCCACCAGTTTGAAGTAGGTAATGCAGTTAAGTTTACGATTAAGCCTAATGGCTTACACTTCTTTGATCCCCAAACAACGCAACGGGTGGAGGTAAAACATGTTTAAGTGATTGTTAAAGCACCGCTCTAAACCAACGCCATTGGAGCTGGGAATCTTTGACCAAAAGGTTTCCTTTTGAAAACCATTTTTGCTGTTTTGCCCAGCTTTATTAACTACCTTTCTCTTTACTTTAGTACCGTTCTTCCTTACGTTACAGAAAGGGTTTAGTCACAATGAGGACATCTACCGGGTTGATTCCCAACAGTTTGGCTTTCAAACTTTCGCTAACCTTTTTAGTGAGTCCAACTTTATTTTGGGCTTGCGCAATTCCTTTTTGTACTCGATTATTTCCCTACCACTGACAATTGTGCTAGCAATTATTATTTCTAGTGCCATTGTCTTTGTGTACCGGAAGTTAGCACGGGGCTTTTGACAAACAGTATTCTTTTTACCCTATGTAACTTCCGGAGTAGCGGTTTCGATTGCTTTTATTTATATTTTGGACTCCTCTTCGGGAATCTTAAACAACATCTTTCATGTCAACATTAAGTGGTTAGATTCGGGGGAACGTGATACCTTTAATGCCTTATGGGGAATTCTTATCTTTGGAATTTGGAAGAACATGGCTTTTAATGTGCTGGTAATATCAACCGCCATGTTAAGTGTGGATCCTACTTTATATAAGGTAGCTAACTTAGATGGTGCAAAACCAATTAGGCAGTTCTTTAAGATTACCTTACCTTCAATCCGCCCAACCTTAATTTTCCTGTTGACCCTGTTAATTTTGGGCGGAATGCAGGTGTTTCCAATTTCGTTGTTTAACGGGAATGATAGTGAAGCTGTAACCAATGGGGGTTCGACCATCTTGCTTTACATCTTCCAAAAGATTCGTGATCAGAATAACAATTTTGCTGGTGCTGCTACCTTGGTGTTGTTCATCTTGGGGGTTTGTTATGGGTTAGTGTTGCGCAATGGTTTTCGCTTAATTGAATGAGCGCAGTGAAAGATAAAGAGACATTATGTTCAAACAAAGCTTAATCTGGTATAACCGTTACGTCCAAAAACGGAAGAAGGGTTTAGATCTCACCATTAAAGATCGATCTTGATCGAATGTATTGTTGGGTTTAATCTTTAAAACGGTGGTGTTGTGCTTCTTTGGTTTAATGGTCATCTTTCCCTTTTATTTGATGCTGGTGGTAGCACTCACCAGTGATGAAGTGGTCTTAAACATTCGTGAACCAATTCTCAAATCCGATGGGTGGCACTTCGAGAACTTCCGCCGTGTTTTGGAAGATGGTAAATACCTTAATGCCATTTGGATTAACAGCTTAGTAACAATTTTGTCGATTATCCTACGGCTTTTCTTTACCGTTAGCATGGGCTATGCCTTTTCGTTAAAAAAGTGAAAGCTCAAGAAGCTGTTTTGGTTTATCTTTTTGGCAGTGTTAATTTTACCCGAATCGGCCTTGCTAATTGGTCAGTATCGTGTGGTGGTAGTTGCCAATTGAAATCAACCAGAAAAACCAGCGATTATCTTGGGCTTAACAATGCCATTTGTCGCTTCTGTGTTCTCTGGGTTTATGTTCCGTACTGCCTTTGAAGCAATTCCACCACGAATTAAAGAATCGGCCTTTGTTGATGGTTGTACAGGGTTGAGGTACTTCCTCAAAATTGCCTTTCCAATGGTACGTAGTACCACTTGAACGGTAAGTATTTTAACGGCCTTTGCGGCGTGAAATTCTTACTTATGACCGTTATTGTTACTAACAAACAGACCCGATCTCAACATTAACCTGTGGGTGTTGGCGCAAGGGACTGATGGCAATGCCGGGCAAAGTGACGAACAAATCCGGGTGTTGTTGAATTTAAAGATGGCAGCAGCCATTTTAGCAATTCTGCCAATGTTTATTGTTTACTTCTTGTTTAGGAAAAGGATTATGAAAGCCGTGGGATCACGTGCCAATACGATTAAAGGATAGTTATGGACAGCTTAAAGCATTTTTGACAACAACTAGTAATGTGATCAAAAACTGTTACCTTTTGAATCATAGTAGCAGTAGGGATTGCTTTTTGTGCCTTTGCCATTTGGGGCATTATTGCTTGCATTGAAACGATTATCAAAGAAGGGGCGTTGTTGTAAGTTAGCTTTCTTAGCTTTTTTATAAAAACACCAGATTGATATTTAGCCTTTTTGAGTTAGCTGTTCTCACTGCTTTTGGCGGTTGCTATACAGAATGAAGGTCGTTTGTAAAGGAACGTAAACTTTGCTAACTTAAAGATCTCTTTTTGGGTTTTAGGTGTTTTATTTTTGTTACATAAAATGAAGAAAAGGTTAGGAAACTACTTGCAATCAAAAAAAGCGTTTTAGGTAAAAAAAGTGCTTTGTTTCATAACCACCCTTCGAGGTGGTTTTTTATTTGTTTTATAGCTTTGTATACGAATTCACTCTATAGATATAGGGTGCTTTTATTTTCTGGCAAGCTGAAAAGGGTAAAAAATACCAAAAGTTAGCAGTTAAGAAACCACTAAGAATTGGTATTTTGGTTTTACTAAATACTATTTGGGTGGATCGATTTTGTCTAAGCGAGTTTCCATTGAATCCAAGCGATTTTCCATAGAGTCTAAACGTCCTTCAACAGAATCAAGGCAACCTTCTATTGAATCCAAGCGATTTTCCATAGAATCAAGACGACTATCCATAGAGTCTAGACGACCTTCAATAGAGTCGAAGCGTTTATTGGTGGATTCTATACTTTCAACCAAAAGGTTTTCCAAACGATCCATGCGGGCGTTAAACTCTTGTCTTTGCGCTTTTTGCTCCACTTGAAGTTCTCTAATTTGCTCGCCCTGGATTCTTATTTGTTCACCTTGGGCAGCCAAAGTGGTTTCAATCTTTATGAGTCGTTGGTCGTTTGAGTCTTTGTACTCGTTAAACTCTTTGCGCGTTACGTATTCCGTGTTCACTGGTATAACCGGTTTGTTAAGTTTAAATTGTCTATTGAAATTGCCAGAGAATTCCACACTTTTGTTTTCTGGATTAATGATGTATCAGCCCGAAAAAGTGCCCTTTTTGGTCTTTTTCATCATCTCGTTAAATTCCTTTTCGTTATAAAACGGAATTTTCTCTTTCATTAATAAGCGACTCCTTTCTTTTCAGTGAAATTTAAAAAGTAACTACTACTTGCAACTCAGTTGCCAACAGGGATCAGACCATTTACTGATCAATTTAAAAAATAAAAGATTTGCATTTTGCTCCTCCACTAAATAAATTGACCGGCTTATTGAGAAGTGCCAACAAAATTGCAAAAAATTTCAAATGAATAAAAATACCAATAGCAATTTAGCCATTGGTATTTTTTAGTCTACAGTTATTTAGGCGGATCGATTTTGTCTAAACGAGTTTCTATTACGTCGAGGCGTTTACCAAAATCAGTCAAAGTGTTTCCGATTGATTCTAGACTTTTAAGCACAAGACTTTCAAAGCGATCCATGCGGGCGTTCATTGCTTCACCCTGGGTTTTGATTTGTTGACTCTGAACCATAACAACTTCAGTTAGTCGATCAACTTTGTCCTCAACAACTTGAATCCTTTGACCCTGACTCTTTAACTCAGTTTCAATCTTTGTAAGTTTTTGGTCGTTTGAGTCTTTGTACTCGTTAAATTCTTTACGCGTTACGTATTCTGTGTTCACTGGTATAACTGGTTTGTTAAGTTTAAATTGTCTGTTGAAACTGCCAGAGAATTCCACACTGTTGTTATTTTTATTGATGATGTATCAACCCGAAAAAGTGCCCTTTTTGGTCTTTTTCACCATGTCATGGAATTCTTTTTCGTTATAAAACGGAATTTTCTCTTTCATTAAGCAATAACTCCTTTCTGATTAAAGCGGTTCAAAAAACTACTACTTACAACTCTTTGTCATTGGACTTTTCAAAATTTGATCATTGTTTTAATGCTCCTTACTAACTAAATTGACCCGCTTCATAAAAACTGCCAACCAAGTTCAAAAAAGTTTTTAAGCTATTTTTGCACCAAAATGGCGTTGTCAGTCAAACTACGACAACAACAGTTGCTGTTTGATTCTTTAAACTTAAACAGAATTAGCACCAATGAATAGCCAAGTACACCGCAAGGGCTCTATTGCAGAAGCAGTTAGTGCCATCCAAGCTCATGATAAGATCGTGATCTTCCACCACATTCGTCCTGATGGCGATTGTTTGGGCGCACAACACGGCTTAGCGCGTTTAATCCAAACTAACTTTCCCCACAAGCAGGTCTTCTGTGTTGGTGATCCCAAACACAACTTTCCCTGATTGGAGATGGTTTTCACTCCAAAGGAACAGATTACCCCGGAGTTAATGCAACAAGCCTTAGCCGTTATTGTTGATGCCAACTATAAGGAACGGATTGAGTGCCGGGACTTATTAGACCAAAACCAGTTTAAGGCAGTATTGCGGATTGACCACCACCCCAATGAGGACGATCTCAATACGACCCATAACTTCGTTGATGCGTCTTACATTGCCGCGGCTGAACAAGTGGTAGATCTAGCGGTGCAGGCCAAATGGAAGCTTAGCCCCCCAGCGGCTACGGCGCTGTATTTAGGTATTTATACAGATAGTAATAGGTTTCTATATAGTAATACATCATGAAGAACACTATATCTAGGATCTATGCTATATAGAGCTCAAGCTAATATAGCTAAGATCCATGATGAGTTAAACCACACTTCCTTAAAGGACATCCAGTTTAAACAATATGTCTTTAAAAACTTTCAGACCTTTCAGAATGTTATTTACTTTGTGGCCGATAAGAAGTTCCAAAAGAAATTAAAGGTAACACCCTTAGAATGTGCACGGGTAAATATCCTAGCTAACATTGAACAATTCCACATTTGGCTGTTCTTTATAGAAGAGGGTAAGAACCACTATCGGGTCGAATTCCGTAGTAACGGAATTAACGTACGCGAAGTAGCTTTAAAGTATGGTGGCGGGGGTCATATTCAGGCCAGCGGTGCAGTTCTTAAAAGCAAGCGCGACATAATTCGTGTAGTTCAAGATTGCCAAAAGCAAATTGCTGTATAATTTTTAACAACTATGCACCAAACCAAAAAAACTGCCTTGTCCAAGTCCACTTGGATTCTCATCCTCACCGCCACCGCCTCCCTCGCGACGGGACTCACCGTAGTGGGACACTTCACAAGTACCACCACGACGCTCAAGCGCCAGCAATTTAGCTACACCCGCCCTGACGAGGTCGCGCTGCGCCACACCAATGCCATCAACCCGCGCTTAACCCCGTGAACGTATCGTAACACGAGCTTTTCCTCCCTCCCCCTCACGGGTGAAAATCCCGGGGCGTGGGCCTTAGTGCGCGACAACAGCGCTAAGGGCATCACTGCCGGCAGTGGCAGTCAACAAACCACGTATGATCCCACCCGAACCGAAGCGGCTTTGACCGCATCAACCACCTTTGCGTTACGCCGGTATGACCTCGCCGGGCGCGCCTTATACGACCTCGATTTTTCGAAGTTAAACCCGCAAACGCCCACGCGCGACCAAACCGGGCAGATCACCTTTAACCCCTTTGGCGGCTTTGGTTTGAGTGGGGCTGCACCCCAACAGTGAAACGAGGTCAAAAACAAGGTCCCCGTCGAGGTGGCGCAAGACCCCTCCAATCCTTATCGGTTTGCCGTTTTACTCGTGCCGCGTAGCGTGGTGTACTATGAGCAGTTGCAGCGGGGGTTAGCGCTCCCTAACCAAGGGAGTTCGTCAGGCTCAGACAGCACTAACCAAACAGGCGCAATGTTTGGCTTGAAGGTGAAGGATGCAACCGTGGATAGTTCGAAGCAATCAACGGAAAGCTTAAAGGGCGAAGAATCGAGTTCCAGTTCCACCACATCTTCCACCTCCACCACCCAACGTGGGGGTTCGTCAAATGAAAACAAAGTCAAGGCGTTGCAGGTGGCGGTGAAAAAGAAATCCGGGAGTCAGGGCAACTCCGGTGACCAAGGCACCGAACAGGTGGAACTTGAATCTAATGATTTAGCCAACGCCCCGATTAAACGGGGCTCCAATAACAACCAGCAAGTCCAACTCAAGGCGGACGATTTTGGTACTGCCCCTTCCAGTTCGGGATCAGGCACCCAAGATGGCACCCCCACCCCCTGAACGCCGTGGTTAACGACTGAGCAAATTCACAACGACCCCGCCAAATTCGCCGCCTCGATCCTGATTCTGTACGATGCGCCTTATGCGCGCAACCGTACCGCCATTGACCGCGTTGATCACTTGGATCCCAAGGCCATGACCGCGAACTATCCGCCCAGTTGAAGAACGCCCAAGTGAAACCACCACGGTTTGTGGGACTGAAAGGCGCGCGATGTTTTGCTCCAAACCACCGGGTTCTTCAACCCGCGCCGCCACCCCGAGTGGTTTGATGGCGGGCAGACGGTCGCGGATAACGAAAAGACCGGGTTTGATGTGGATAACTCTGAAAACACCAAGCAGGGCTTTCAAAAGGAAGCTGACTCCGACAAGTCGGCCCCGATCGCCCTCCCGTTTGAAGCGTACTTCGCCAACATTGGCAACCTCACCTGGTTCGGGCAAGCGCTTTTGGTGTTTGGTGGCAATGGCCATGTTACCAAGTCGGCCCACACCGCGCCTTTGAGTATAGGTGTCTTTAGGGTGCGCTATAATGCAACTGGTACCAGTGCTACTGTAACTGGTTGACCATATGCCTTACTGTTCTCAGGCATGGTCAACAAACAAACTGACGGGTTAAAGAATCTACCCTTTAACAATAACCGCTGGTTTGAATATGTACCACGGATGGCAGTTGCTGGCGCTAAGTTCGTTGGTAGGGAACTCGTTTTAGCGGGTACCATTACCATGGGTGATACCGCTACCGTACCTCGCTTACTGTACGATGAACTTGAAAGCAACCTGAACTTAGTAGCGCAAGGCCAAGGTCTTTTACGCGAAGACTTGCAACTCTTCACACCCTACGGATGAGCCAATCGTCCGGATTTACCAATCGGGGCTTGAAGTAGTAGTAGTAGTAGTCACAACGCACCCTACTACTTCCACAATAACCCCGATTGACAAGACCGTCCAATCCAAAGTGTGGTTGATGCCTTTATTAAGCCCTGAGAGGACAAGAACGGTAAGGATGATGCCAAATACATCTACCCTTACCGTTACAGTGGCATGTGAGCTTGACAGGTATACAACTGGTCCAATAAGCTCACTGACCAACCATTAAGTGCTGACTTTGTCAATGAGAATGCTTACCAACCAAACTCCTTGTTTGCTGCTATTCTCAATCCGGAATTGTTAGCAGCTCTTCCCGACAAGGTTAAATACGGTAAGGAAAACGAGTTTGCTGCTAACGAGTACGAGCGCTTTAACCAGAAGTTAACGGTAGCTCCTACCCAAGGAACAAACTGATCCCACTTCTCCCCCACGCTTTCCCGTTTCTCCACCGGGTTCAACCTTGTGGGGTCGGTGCTCGACCAGGTGTTGGATTATGTGCCCTGGATTGGGAATGGGTACAGGTATGGCAATAACCACCGGGGCGTGGATGATATAACCGCGCCTCAAACCAGCGCGGGGTCGTCCAGCGGAATTAGTACGAACACAAGTGGTTCGCGTTCCTCTCTCCCGACGTTTTCCAACATCGGCGTCGGCCTCAAAGCGAATGTCCAAGCCACCCTCGGGGGCAGTCAGACGATGATTACAGGCGGTTCGCCTCGAAGAACCCTCGACCAAGCCAACCTCCAGCTCTGAACGGGGGCGGGGTGAAGGAATGATAAGGCTTCAAGTGGACAAAGTGACGACCACACCAAGTTCACGAGCGCTACGGGGATGGGCCAGCAGGAACAATCAGGTACCTCCGCGGGGAATCCCGACTCGTTAAAGCAGGATAAGATTAGTAAGAGTGGGGATAGTTTAACCACGCAGGACGGCAATGCGATGGATCAACAAGAGGCCACCAACTACACCAACCTCCCCCCCAACCTCACCCCCACCGCTGATTGACCGAACGCGCTGTCATTCACCAACAAGAACAACGCGCAGCGCGCCCAGCTGTTCCTGCGCGGCCTGTTGGGCAGCATCCCGGTGTTGGTTAATAAGTCCGGCCAAGATGATAACAGTAAGTTTAAGGCGGAGGACCAAAAATGGTCCTACACCGACTTACAGTCGGACCAAACCAAACTGAACCTCCCCGCTTACGGTGAGGTGAATGGGTTGTTGAATCCGGCGTTGGTGGAAACCTATTTTGGGAACACGCGAGCGAGTGGTTCGGGGTCCAACACGACCAGTTCACCCGGTATCGGTTTTAAAATTCCCGAACAAAGTGGCACAAACACAACGTCGAAGGCTGTGCTGATCACCCCCGGGTTGGCTTGAACGCCGCAAGACGTTGGTAACCTCGTTGTCAGTGGCACCAGCTTCAGCTTCCAGCTCGGCGGGTGGTTAGTTACGTTCACGGACTTTATCAAACCCCGCGCTGGTTACCTCGGGCTCCAGTTAACGGGCTTGGATGCAAGTGATGCGACGCAGCGCGCTCTCAAMTGGGSCCCCCGGCCCTGAGCGGCCTTTCGTGGCAGTTGGGTCAACCGGTTGGGCCGCGTGGAGAGTGTGTGGGATTTGAAGGGGGTGTGGGCGGATCAAGCTCAGTCCGACTCGCAAGGATCTACCACCACCGCAACAAGGGACGCCTTACCGGAGCACCCGAATGCTTTGGCCTTTCAGGTGAGTGTGGTGGAAGCGAGTGCTTACAAGCCAAACACGAGCTCCGGCCAAACCCAATCCACTAACAGTTCCCCCTACCTGCACTTGGTGAAGCCTAAGAAAGTTATCCAATCCGACAAGTTAGACGACGATCTTAAAAACCTGTTGGACCCCAACCAGGTTCGCACCAAGCTGCGCCAAAGCTTTGGTACAGACCATTCCACCCAGCCCCAGCCCCAATCGCTCAAAACAACGACACCGGTATTTGGGACGAGTAGTGGTAACCTCAGTAGTGTGCTTAGTGGTGGGGGTGCTGGAGGGGGTTCTTCAGGCTCAGGTCAATCTGGCGTGGATCTCTCCCCCGTTGAAAAAGTGAGTGGGTGGCTTGTGGGGCAGTTACCAAGCACGAGTGACGGAAACACCTCCTCCACCAACAACCTCGCGCCTAATACTAATACGGGGAATGATGTGGTGGGGGTTGGTCGACTTTCTGAAAGCAACGCCGCAAAGATGAACGACGATGTTGATGGTATTGTACGCACCCCACTCGCTGAACTGTTAGATGGGGAAGGACAAACAGCTGACACTGGTCCACAAAGCGTGAAGTTCAAGTCTCCTGACCAAATTGACTTCAACCGCTTGTTTACCCACCCAGTCACCGATCTGTTTGATCCGGTAACTATGTTGGTGTATGACCAGTACATACCGCTGTTTATTGATATCCCAGCAAGTGTGAACCCTAAAATGGTTCGTTTAAAGGTCTTGAGCTTTGACACCAACGAACAGAGCTTAGGTCTCCGCTTAGAGTTCTTTAAACCTGATCAAGATACCCAACCAAACAACAACGTTCAGGTCAATCCGAATAACGGTGACTTCTTACCACTGTTAACGGCCTCCAGTCAAGGTCCCCAAACCTTGTTTAGTCCGTTTAACCAGTGACCTGATTACGTGTTGCCGTTAGCGATCACTGTACCTATTGTTGTGATTGTGCTCAGTGTTACCTTAGGACTTGCCATTGGAATCCCAATGCACAAGAACAAACAGGCCTTGAAGGCTGGGTTTGCGCTATCAAACCAAAAGGTTGATGTGTTGACCAAAGCGGTTGGTAGTGTCTTTAAGGAAATCATTAACCGCACAGGTATCAGTCAAGCGCCAAAACGCTTGAAACAAACCAGTGCGGCTAAACCAGGAGCACCCCGCCCACCAGTACCACCAAAGCCAGGGGCTCCTAAGCCACCAGTGCAACCACCTAAAAAACCCGCTTAGTATTTATGAAATCGAAGCTAAAGTTAAAACGTTATTTACTGTTTTTACCACTTTTACCGCTAGGGACGTTGTCACTAGCCAACACCTACCTCCTCCAAGACCACAACACCCTCACCCCCTACACGCCCTTTACGACACCGCTCAATGGGGGGCTGGATGTCGTGCGCGCCGCCCATTTACACCCCTCATTCGAACTCGTGGACTGAAAGCGGGTGGGGGATACCAAGTTGGTGGCGCTGGTCCGCTCAGCGTTGGTCAGGGTGAAATTCCAGGACACAACGAGTTCGGATCAAAGTAATACCAACCAAAATGCCTTGAGTTTTGATACCCAAGAATCACAGAAGGCACTTAATGGCTCGCAGAGTGGATCTTCTGACACTTCCGGGTCTAACTCCCAAGACTTCGCCAGCTATGTCCTCATCTTTAAAGCCGCGCCCAGGGCCACGTGGGTGTTTGAACGCAAGATTAAGTTGGCGTTGCCCTACGTTAAGCAGGAAAGTCAGGGTTCCGACGATCAAGGTTCCAATGGTAAGGGCTCCCTCTACAAAACCCTCCAAGACCTCCTCGTCGAACAACCCGTGACCCCTTACACCCCGAATGCGGGGTTAGCCCGGGTGAATGGGGTTGCTCAGGATACGGTTCATTTTGGTTCGGATCAAGAATCGAGTTGGAATTCCCAACGTTCCCAAAAAGGCCTTAAAAACAACCCCGGACCCAAAGCCGTCACCGGCTTTAAGCTCGATAAGGGCCGCGCGTACCGGAAGCTGAATGAAAGTTGACCGGTGTATGAACCCCTGGATTCGACGAAGAATGGCAAGGGGAAGGATAAAGATGGGTGAACCACTTCCGGGGCGAGTGAGGCCAAAGGAGATGCCCCGTTGGTGAGCTCAACCGAGAGTCAAATGGCTGCAGTCACAGACAGTCAGCAATCAGGTCATAACAGTGGATTGGTATCGCTTGCCCAGCGCTCCACTACTGTTGCTGTCCAAAAAAGTGACTCTTCTGGTTCTCAAGGCCAAGGCACAACCGACAACAAATTCCAAAAATATTTAAACACCGCCCAGGCCTTGCACCAGATGGGGGTGATAGTGCCATCTTTGGAAACGTGACCTGGTAAACCAAGTACTGGAATCGCTACCCGTGCTGGTGGTGGTGTTTCAGTCCAAGCAGCGACCCGGCAATCGTCTTCTACAAATGAAGATCTGCCGAATGTAATAACACAGTTATACCACACCTCCACGTCCCAACTCGCTTACTTAAATGGCCAGATCGTTGTGATGGGTTCAAACGCGGTACCGAGTTTGTGGTATTGGGTCGTGGATGAGCGAACCACGTCCGGGAGGGCGACTTGATGAGCCCACACCGAGTTGAACTGGGGCACCGACAAGCAGAAGCAGTTTGTGGAGAATCAGCTTGGTTTTAAAGATGACTCAAATTCTTCCTTGACAAACTTCAAGAGTCAAGGCTTAACTCAGCCAGCTTACCTCATCGCCGGCCTTGACGTTGTCCAAGACCACCTCGTCTTTGCGGCCTTCAAAGCGGGCGCGGTGGGGTATGATATGACGACTGATTCGAACGCTTCCACCAAAGACCAAGCGCTCGCCTGGTCGACCACGGCCGGGTTGGACAGTGATGGGGGGTACAAGGCCTTGGTGGAAAACACGGCCGGGCTCAACGGCCCGATTAATGGCTTGTTTACCCTGCTCGACACCTTTGCGTATGTGACCCCCGTGAGTGGGATGAAAGGGGGGAGTCAGAATAATGAAGAAGTGCAAACGACTTACCCGGTCAAGTCCGACCAAAAGGCCACCGCCAAAATTGCCTCCTTAATTAATGCCAGCCCACTCAACAGTTATGGGGATGATGGGGTGACCGTGTTTGATGCCCTGGGCCTTAACTTTAACTTTAAGTTGAACGAGGAGCGCTTGCCATCGCGCACCGACCAACTGCTTGTGTATGGGATTGTAAACGAAAGTGAACTGAAGTCCGCACGGGAAAATGCCCAGTCGACCTCCGATGATAATTCAAACACCAAAGTCAAGTGAACCAACACCGCCTCGCACTACCTCCCCGTGCCGTATTACTACAGTGCCAATTTCCCCGAAGCGGGTAACAGAAGGCGAGCGGAGCAGCGGAATGGGGTGAAGATTAGCACCTTGGAATCGCAAGCCACTGATGGCTTTGCCAACTCGTTACTTAACTTTGGTACCGGTCTTAAAGCCGGTGTTGACCCAGCTCCAGTAGCACGGGGTCATAAACCGAACTATAGTGCAGTACTACTAGTGCGTGGTGGCGTTGTAAGGTTAAACTTTAACCCCGATACTGATAAACTGTTGGATTCTACTGACAAAAACAGTGAACCTATCTCCTTCTCCTATACCCCATTTGGGTCTGCTGAAAGTGCCGTAGACCTCACCACGTTGAAGGATGTGACCTATATTGCTGAAAGTGGTCTGTGGTTCTATACCTTTGACAATGGTGAAAAACCAACGTACGATGGTAAACAACAACAGGTCAAAAACCGCAAGGGTTATGCTGTGATTACCGTATCACGTACCGGAATTGAATTTAACGAGGACGCTAATACCACAACCTTAAGCCAAGCCCCAGCTGCTTTGGCTGTCCAAAACGGGATTGCTTCCAGTCAGGACGACCTCACAGGCATCCTACCGTTATCCGATGAGTTCTCCGCTGTGATTACCAAGGATCAAACATGGACCGGTAAGGTTGATATCTATAAGAACACCAACGGGTTGTTTGAAAAGGATGATCAGCTATCGGAAAACGTGAAGAGGCGTGACAACGGTTTGGT from the Mycoplasmoides pneumoniae FH genome contains:
- a CDS encoding MgpC family cytadherence protein, with product MKSKLKLKRYLLFLPLLPLGTLSLANTYLLQDHNTLTPYTPFTTPLNGGLDVVRAAHLHPSFELVDWKRVGDTKLVALVRSALVRVKFQDTTSSDQSNTNQNALSFDTQESQKALNGSQSGSSDTSGSNSQDFASYVLIFKAAPRATWVFERKIKLALPYVKQESQGSDDQGSNGKGSLYKTLQDLLVEQPVTPYTPNAGLARVNGVAQDTVHFGSDQESSWNSQRSQKGLKNNPGPKAVTGFKLDKGRAYRKLNESWPVYEPLDSTKNGKGKDKDGWTTSGASEAKGDAPLVSSTESQMAAVTDSQQSGHNSGLVSLAQRSTTVAVQKSDSSGSQGQGTTDNKFQKYLNTAQALHQMGVIVPSLETWPGKPSTGIATRAGGGVSVQAATRQSSSTNEDLPNVITQLYHTSTSQLAYLNGQIVVMGSNAVPSLWYWVVDERTTSGRATWWAHTELNWGTDKQKQFVENQLGFKDDSNSSLTNFKSQGLTQPAYLIAGLDVVQDHLVFAAFKAGAVGYDMTTDSNASTKDQALAWSTTAGLDSDGGYKALVENTAGLNGPINGLFTLLDTFAYVTPVSGMKGGSQNNEEVQTTYPVKSDQKATAKIASLINASPLNSYGDDGVTVFDALGLNFNFKLNEERLPSRTDQLLVYGIVNESELKSARENAQSTSDDNSNTKVKWTNTASHYLPVPYYYSANFPEAGNRRRAEQRNGVKISTLESQATDGFANSLLNFGTGLKAGVDPAPVARGHKPNYSAVLLVRGGVVRLNFNPDTDKLLDSTDKNSEPISFSYTPFGSAESAVDLTTLKDVTYIAESGLWFYTFDNGEKPTYDGKQQQVKNRKGYAVITVSRTGIEFNEDANTTTLSQAPAALAVQNGIASSQDDLTGILPLSDEFSAVITKDQTWTGKVDIYKNTNGLFEKDDQLSENVKRRDNGLVPIYNEGIVDIWGRVDFAANSVLQARNLTDKTVDEVINNPDILQSFFKFTPAFDNQRAMLVGEKTSDTTLTVKPKIEYLDGNFYGEDSKIAGIPLNIDFPSRIFAGFAALPSWVIPVSVGSSVGILLILLILGLGIGIPMYKVRKLQDSSFVDVFKKVDTLTTAVGSVYKKIITQTSVIKKAPSALKAANNAAPKAPVKPAAPTAPRPPVQPPKKA